One region of Citrus sinensis cultivar Valencia sweet orange chromosome 6, DVS_A1.0, whole genome shotgun sequence genomic DNA includes:
- the LOC102611217 gene encoding xyloglucan endotransglucosylase/hydrolase protein 24-like, producing the protein MSLSSSSSLLLLFSVSICCFVGSSKGDFNTDTKITWGDGRAKITEGGKALTLSIDKKLGSGFQSKKDYLFARFDVEMKLILGNAAGLVTTFYLSSLEGSHDEVDMEFLGNVTGEPYTLHTNIYAQGEGHRERGFHLWFDPSAKFHQYSIVWNPERIIFMVDNKAVRVHENLANLGVPFPAKQPMWLIASLWNGDQWATQKGRIKANWTDAPYTAHYRNLVITKYAGNNQTLTNLDEKNIRSVQDKFMIYDYCDYGVHPLECEKQNSQANEKPKNSNSGPAPKN; encoded by the coding sequence ATGTCTTTATCTTCATCGTCGtcgttgttgctgttgttttCTGTATCGATATGTTGTTTTGTAGGATCCTCAAAGGGCGATTTCAATACGGACACCAAAATCACATGGGGAGATGGACGGGCGAAGATAACGGAAGGAGGCAAAGCCCTCACCCTCTCCATCGACAAAAAGTTAGGCTCCGGCTTCCAGTCCAAGAAAGATTACCTATTTGCAAGATTCGACGTCGAAATGAAACTAATTCTAGGCAACGCAGCCGGCCTTGTCACCACGTTTTACTTATCATCCCTCGAAGGATCACACGACGAAGTCGACATGGAATTCCTGGGCAATGTAACAGGGGAACCCTACACATTGCACACCAATATTTACGCGCAAGGGGAAGGCCACAGAGAACGAGGTTTCCACCTCTGGTTTGATCCCTCCGCAAAGTTCCACCAGTACTCTATCGTGTGGAATCCTGAACGGATTATTTTTATGGTGGATAACAAGGCTGTAAGGGTGCACGAAAACCTGGCAAATCTCGGCGTCCCCTTTCCTGCGAAACAACCCATGTGGCTTATAGCCAGCCTCTGGAATGGGGATCAATGGGCAACGCAGAAAGGGCGAATCAAGGCTAATTGGACTGATGCTCCTTATACCGCCCACTACAGAAACCTTGTTATAACAAAATATGCAGGGAACAATCAGACTCTTACAAatttggatgagaaaaatattcGATCTGTGCAGGACAAGTTCATGATTTACGACTACTGTGATTACGGGGTCCACCCGCTCGAATGCGAGAAACAGAATTCTCAAGCTAATGAGAAGCCGAAAAATTCTAATAGCGGCCCTGCTCCTAAGAATTAA
- the LOC102611500 gene encoding probable auxin efflux carrier component 1b, producing the protein MISATDLYHVLTAVVPLYVAMILAYGSVKWWKIFTPDQCSGINRFVALFAVPLLSFHFISTNDPYSMNFKFILADTVQKIIVLLLLAIWSKLSSSGSLEWSITLFSLSTLPNTLVMGIPLLKGMYGDYSGSLMVQIVVLQCIIWYTLMLFLFEYRGARMLIAEQFPDTAGSIISFKVDSDIISLDGKEPLQTEAEVGEDGKLHVTVRKSASSRSEIFSRRSHGPNSGVSLTPRPSNLTNCEIYSLQSSRNHTPRGSSFNHTDVFSMANGKNMSNVSPRQSNFGNLGFDEENGVGVFGNLNRANGGPYPVPTTAGIFSPVSGAMRKANGAENGKDLHMFVWSSSASPVSEGGLHVFRGGDDLGGVHQKDYGEFGRDEFSFGNRPVTNGVENEGPVLSKLGSSSTTELNPKSVAQGEPKPTAMPPTSVMTRLILIMVWRKLIRNPNTYSSLIGLTWSLVSFRWHVEMPAIIARSIAILSDAGLGMAMFSLGLFMALQPRIIACGNTIATFAMGVRFLVGPAVMAAASMAVGLRGSLLHVAIVQAALPQGIVPFVFAKEYNVHPDILSTAVIFGMLVALPITLVYYILLGL; encoded by the exons ATGATCAGTGCAACTGATCTTTACCATGTTCTCACAGCCGTGGTTCCACTCTACGTGGCCATGATCCTCGCCTATGGCTCTGTTAAATGGTGGAAAATCTTCACCCCTGATCAGTGCTCTGGCATCAACCGTTTTGTTGCCCTCTTTGCTGTCCCTTTACTCTCTTTCCACTTCATCTCCACCAACGACCCATATTCCATGAACTTTAAGTTCATTCTCGCAGACACTGTTCAAAAAATCATAGTCTTGCTGCTCTTAGCCATCTGGTCAAAGCTTAGCTCAAGCGGCTCCCTTGAATGGTCAATCACTCTGTTTTCACTCTCCACTCTGCCCAACACTCTTGTCATGGGCATCCCTTTGTTGAAGGGTATGTATGGTGACTATTCTGGCAGCTTAATGGTGCAAATAGTTGTGCTTCAGTGCATCATTTGGTACACACTGATGCTGTTCCTGTTCGAGTACAGAGGAGCCAGGATGTTGATTGCAGAGCAGTTTCCTGACACTGCTGGGTCCATTATCTCCTTTAAGGTTGATTCTGATATCATTTCTTTGGACGGAAAAGAGCCGTTGCAAACTGAAGCTGAAGTTGGTGAGGATGGCAAGCTTCACGTAACAGTGAGGAAATCAGCAAGTTCAAGATCAGAAATTTTTTCTAGGAGGTCTCATGGTCCTAACTCTGGCGTTTCTTTAACCCCAAGGCCGTCAAATTTGACTAATTGTGAGATTTACTCTCTTCAATCATCAAGAAACCATACCCCCAGAGGCTCTAGTTTTAACCACACTGATGTTTTTTCCATGGCAAATGGCAAGAACATGTCCAATGTGAGTCCAAGACAATCGAACTTTGGTAACTTGGGGTTTGATGAAGAGAATGGAGTTGGTGTTTTTGGTAATCTGAATAGAGCCAATGGAGGTCCTTATCCCGTTCCAACAACTGCCGGAATCTTTTCTCCGGTATCGGGTGCTATGAGGAAGGCCAATGGGGCTGAAAATGGCAAGGATTTGCATATGTTTGTTTGGAGTTCAAGTGCTTCTCCTGTTTCTGAAGGTGGGCTTCATGTATTCAGAGGTGGAGATGATCTTGGTGGGGTACACCAAAAGG ATTACGGTGAGTTTGGTAGGGATGAGTTTAGTTTCGGGAACAGGCCTGTTACGAATGGGGTTGAAAACGAAGGGCCAGTTCTTTCGAAGCTTGGTTCAAGCTCAACAACTGAGCTCAACCCTAAGTCTGTTGCACAAGGAGAACCCAAGCCAACTGCTATGCCGCCTACCAGTGTCATGACCAGGCTCATTCTGATCATGGTGTGGAGGAAACTTATCAGGAATCCCAACACATACTCCAGTCTCATTGGTCTCACCTGGTCTCTAGTTTCCTTCAG GTGGCATGTTGAGATGCCGGCGATAATTGCTCGTTCAATAGCCATTTTGTCTGATGCAGGGCTTGGAATGGCCATGTTTAGTCTCG GTTTATTCATGGCATTGCAGCCAAGGATTATTGCTTGTGGAAACACAATTGCTACCTTTGCCATGGGTGTTCGATTCCTTGTTGGTCCTGCTGTAATGGCTGCTGCCTCAATGGCCGTTGGCTTGCGTGGATCTCTCTTGCATGTTGCCATAGTGCAG GCTGCTCTTCCACAAGGGATTGTACCCTTTGTCTTTGCCAAGGAATACAATGTTCATCCTGACATATTGAGCACAGC GGTCATATTTGGGATGCTAGTAGCTCTTCCTATTACTCTTGTTTACTACATCTTGCTTGGACTTTGA
- the LOC102611786 gene encoding transcription factor bHLH106 produces MQPENSELYRFLAQNGVGYYGFPGSACEFSSMMQQSFCSSSSYSFPLEVSGLTETTPEDRALAALKNHKEAEKRRRERINSHLNKLRSILSCNSKLDKASLLARVVQRVRELKEQTIELTEVESFPSETDEITVLASSDYSSDGTLIFKASLCCEDRSDLLPDIIEILKSLHLKTLKAEMVTLGGRIRNVLIIAAEKDHSIESVHFLQNALKSLLERSNSSDRSKRRRVLDHKIMIQQ; encoded by the exons ATGCAGCCGGAAAACTCAGAGCTCTACCGGTTTCTTGCCCAAAACGGGGTTGGGTATTATGGGTTCCCTGGGAGTGCTTGTGAATTCTCCTCGATGATGCAGCAGAGCTTCTGTAGCTCCTCCTCTTATAGTTTCCCTTTGGAGGTGTCAGGTCTTACTGAAACGACGCCGGAGGATCGGGCACTTGCTGCTTTGAAGAATCATAAAGAAGCTGAgaagaggagaagagagagaatcaaTTCTCATCTTAATAAGCTTAGAAGTATTCTTTCTTGCAACTCTAag cTAGACAAGGCTTCACTCCTTGCAAGGGTGGTTCAGCGGGTGAGAGAATTGAAAGAACAAACCATTGAACTAACAGAGGTCGAATCATTCCCATCAGAAACCGATGAAATCACTGTGCTTGCATCCAGTGATTACTCCAGCGACGGGACTTTGATTTTCAAGGCTTCTTTGTGCTGCGAGGATCGCTCTGATCTTTTACCCGACATCATCGAGATTTTAAAATCCCTCCATCTAAAGACACTGAAAGCAGAAATGGTGACACTTGGAGGAAGAATCCGCAACGTTCTTATCATCGCCGCTGAGAAAGATCACAGCATCGAATCAGTCCATTTCTTGCAAAATGCACTCAAGTCTTTGCTAGAAAGATCAAATTCTAGTGACCGGTCCAAAAGAAGACGGGTATTAGATCACAAAATAATGATCCaacaatga